Proteins encoded by one window of Polaribacter haliotis:
- the rnr gene encoding ribonuclease R translates to MTKKKKKIYKKKGKVVKDLTKNIFRILNEDSSKFFNYKQIASKLKIEDTDGKNQVIKKLAELTATKKIKEVDRGKFQINEDRKYSIGTLDVTSNGNGYFITDDYENDVFIPNINLGKGLHGDVVRAYVYKRKRSNKLEADVVEIIERAKTEFVGVLQKNKNFGFVICDNHKMYADIFISENKMNGAEHGDKVQATIQDWPENSKNPFGKITTVLGKPGDHNTEMHSILLEYDLPYEFEPEVEKEAQNLPIEITKEEIGKRRDMRKDLTFTIDPKDAKDFDDALSFTKLENGNFEVGIHIADVSHYLQPKTILDDEAYERATSVYLVDRVVPMLPEMLSNGVCSLRPNEEKLTFSAVFEINQKAQIVNEWFGRTVTYSDQRFAYEEAQDIIENVTLSDDVQPYTMPVDISIIDEEYTVTPEVVEATLQLDKLAKILRKKRMKQGAISFDRVEVKFNLDEEANPVGVFFKTSKDANKLIEEFMLLANRKVAEFIGRSKGKPSGKTFIYRVHDEPNEEKLASLENIIGKFGYKIDTTTKASTSDSLNQLLSDVNGKAESNMIETLAIRTMSKAVYTTKNIGHYGLAFDYYSHFTSPIRRYPDVMTHRLLQHYLDGGETPKADPYEEKCKHSSHREELASKAERSSIKYMQVKYMQDHKDEVFDGVITGVTEWGIYVEITANKCEGMVRIRDIKSDYYIFDEKQYAIIGQSTKNMYQLGDDVKVQVKKTDLERKHLDFNLIEE, encoded by the coding sequence ATGACAAAAAAGAAGAAAAAAATATATAAAAAGAAAGGAAAAGTTGTAAAAGATTTAACTAAAAATATATTCAGAATTTTAAATGAAGACAGTAGTAAGTTCTTCAATTATAAACAAATAGCTTCAAAATTAAAAATTGAAGATACTGATGGGAAAAATCAGGTTATTAAAAAGTTAGCAGAATTAACTGCTACCAAAAAAATTAAAGAAGTAGACAGAGGAAAGTTTCAAATTAATGAAGATAGAAAGTATTCTATTGGAACATTAGATGTTACTTCAAACGGAAATGGATATTTTATAACAGACGATTATGAAAACGATGTTTTTATTCCAAATATTAACCTAGGTAAGGGTTTACATGGCGATGTTGTAAGAGCTTATGTTTACAAACGTAAACGAAGTAACAAGTTAGAAGCCGATGTTGTAGAAATTATAGAACGTGCAAAAACAGAGTTTGTAGGTGTTTTACAGAAGAATAAAAACTTCGGATTTGTAATTTGCGACAATCATAAAATGTACGCAGATATTTTTATTTCTGAAAACAAGATGAATGGCGCAGAACATGGAGACAAAGTGCAAGCTACTATTCAAGATTGGCCAGAAAACTCTAAAAATCCGTTTGGAAAAATTACGACAGTTTTAGGGAAACCAGGAGACCATAATACAGAAATGCATTCTATTTTATTAGAATACGATTTGCCTTATGAATTTGAGCCAGAAGTAGAAAAAGAAGCACAAAATTTACCGATAGAAATTACAAAAGAAGAAATTGGTAAGCGTAGAGATATGCGTAAAGATTTAACTTTTACGATAGATCCAAAAGACGCAAAAGATTTTGATGATGCATTATCATTTACAAAATTAGAAAATGGTAATTTCGAAGTAGGAATTCACATTGCAGATGTTTCGCATTATTTACAACCAAAAACTATTTTAGATGATGAAGCTTATGAAAGAGCAACATCTGTTTATTTAGTGGATAGAGTAGTGCCAATGTTACCAGAAATGTTGAGTAATGGTGTTTGTTCTTTAAGACCAAATGAAGAAAAATTAACTTTTTCGGCAGTTTTTGAAATCAACCAGAAAGCACAAATTGTAAACGAATGGTTTGGTAGAACAGTAACGTATTCCGATCAACGTTTTGCTTATGAAGAAGCACAAGATATTATAGAAAATGTAACGTTGTCAGACGATGTTCAACCTTATACAATGCCAGTTGATATTTCTATTATTGACGAGGAATATACTGTAACTCCAGAAGTAGTAGAAGCAACTTTACAATTAGATAAATTGGCAAAAATTCTTCGTAAAAAGAGAATGAAACAAGGTGCAATTTCTTTTGATAGAGTAGAAGTGAAGTTTAATTTAGATGAAGAAGCAAACCCAGTTGGTGTTTTCTTTAAAACGTCTAAAGATGCTAATAAATTAATTGAAGAATTTATGTTATTAGCGAACAGAAAAGTGGCAGAATTTATTGGAAGATCTAAAGGAAAACCATCAGGAAAAACGTTTATTTATAGAGTTCATGATGAGCCAAATGAAGAAAAATTGGCTTCTTTAGAAAATATTATTGGCAAATTCGGTTATAAAATAGATACAACTACAAAAGCATCAACTTCAGATTCTTTAAATCAGTTATTAAGTGATGTAAATGGAAAAGCAGAATCGAATATGATTGAAACGCTTGCTATTAGAACCATGTCTAAAGCTGTGTATACCACTAAAAATATTGGACATTATGGATTGGCATTTGACTATTACAGTCATTTTACGTCACCAATTAGACGTTATCCAGATGTAATGACACATAGATTGCTACAACATTATTTAGATGGAGGAGAAACGCCGAAAGCAGATCCTTATGAAGAAAAATGTAAACATTCTTCACATAGAGAAGAATTGGCTTCGAAAGCAGAACGTTCTTCAATAAAATATATGCAGGTTAAATACATGCAAGATCATAAAGATGAAGTATTTGATGGTGTAATTACAGGTGTTACAGAATGGGGAATTTATGTTGAAATTACAGCCAATAAATGTGAAGGAATGGTTAGAATTAGAGATATAAAAAGCGATTATTATATTTTTGATGAAAAACAATATGCAATTATTGGGCAATCCACTAAAAACATGTATCAATTAGGAGATGATGTAAAAGTTCAGGTGAAAAAGACCGATTTAGAACGTAAACATTTAGATTTTAATTTGATTGAAGAATAA